A genomic window from Trueperella bialowiezensis includes:
- the mtrB gene encoding MtrAB system histidine kinase MtrB, translating to MNLPAPAGGRFRSLTRRIGGLRERWYSSLSLRVIVSIVAAGVMGIVIMGFAITAQVRASVFDAAVDADVEQFSTDVQLAQDRFGASAPSAGRTQEVANTLVASMYDPTRGVLGAVLLRAPDQPAMATQIFEPATASATRVRSLITPELRELVLESSEIGWQSVGIPDGDSIQPGIIIGTTIDIPGAGLYEIYAAYSMANQEELISSTTRVMWISVAVLLFLLGVVTWAVMRWVLSPVREASENARQLADGEFHTRMEVKGSDEIAQLAESFNQMAESLETQFTQMERLSKVQTEFVSAVSHELRSPVTTVRMAGQLIYDKREELPANLKRAVELQYSQLLNLDATLADLLEISRYDAGGMTLATESADVGDLVAEVIEAAEPLAQSNSVQVSFTIHGDTQAEVEPRRIRRLVRNLLVNALEHAEEKPVDVVVQANDTAVAVMVQDHGIGISSDQIEHVFERFWRADASRVRKSGGTGLGLTIAREDAQIHGGTLEVAGELGVGATFLLTLPKVPHSSFVPPIPLTPPAACEPLAEDEPAPESEPVPEEDQVSGGAL from the coding sequence GTGAACTTGCCAGCGCCGGCTGGCGGGAGGTTCCGTTCACTTACTCGCCGTATCGGTGGGCTGCGAGAACGGTGGTATTCGTCCCTATCACTGCGGGTGATCGTCAGCATCGTTGCGGCCGGTGTGATGGGAATCGTCATCATGGGATTCGCGATCACCGCACAAGTGCGTGCATCTGTTTTTGACGCCGCAGTCGACGCCGATGTCGAACAGTTTTCAACAGACGTCCAGCTCGCACAAGATCGCTTTGGTGCTTCTGCGCCATCCGCTGGGCGCACCCAAGAAGTAGCCAACACGCTCGTAGCTTCCATGTACGATCCGACGCGCGGAGTGTTGGGTGCCGTGCTATTGCGCGCTCCCGATCAGCCAGCGATGGCAACCCAGATTTTCGAACCGGCCACCGCGTCAGCAACACGTGTGCGGTCGCTCATCACCCCAGAGTTACGCGAGCTTGTGCTTGAAAGTTCCGAGATCGGCTGGCAATCAGTAGGTATTCCCGATGGCGATTCGATTCAGCCCGGCATCATTATTGGCACCACGATCGACATCCCCGGTGCTGGTCTGTACGAAATCTACGCGGCTTATTCGATGGCCAACCAAGAAGAGCTCATATCAAGCACCACCCGGGTGATGTGGATTTCTGTTGCCGTGCTGCTCTTCCTGCTGGGCGTGGTGACGTGGGCAGTGATGCGCTGGGTGCTCTCCCCAGTGCGCGAAGCGTCAGAAAATGCGCGCCAGCTTGCCGACGGCGAATTCCACACGCGCATGGAAGTCAAAGGATCAGATGAGATCGCCCAGTTGGCAGAATCGTTCAATCAGATGGCGGAATCCTTAGAAACACAGTTCACTCAAATGGAGCGGCTATCGAAGGTGCAAACCGAGTTCGTCTCGGCGGTCTCGCACGAGCTACGCTCCCCGGTGACGACCGTGCGTATGGCCGGCCAGCTCATCTACGACAAACGCGAGGAACTGCCTGCCAACCTGAAACGTGCCGTTGAGCTGCAGTACAGTCAGCTGCTCAACCTGGATGCCACGCTAGCGGACTTGTTAGAGATATCCCGATATGACGCCGGCGGCATGACCTTGGCCACCGAATCAGCGGATGTAGGCGATCTCGTGGCTGAAGTGATCGAGGCCGCCGAACCGCTCGCCCAATCGAACTCGGTGCAAGTGAGTTTTACTATCCACGGGGACACGCAAGCAGAGGTGGAGCCACGCAGGATCCGGCGCCTCGTACGAAACCTGCTTGTCAACGCGCTTGAACACGCGGAAGAAAAGCCAGTCGACGTCGTCGTGCAAGCTAACGACACCGCTGTCGCCGTCATGGTCCAAGACCACGGAATCGGAATCTCATCAGACCAGATCGAACACGTTTTTGAACGGTTCTGGCGAGCGGACGCCTCGCGCGTACGAAAGTCGGGAGGCACGGGCCTGGGGCTGACAATCGCACGTGAAGACGCCCAAATCCACGGGGGAACGCTCGAAGTGGCAGGTGAACTGGGTGTGGGAGCAACCTTCCTGCTCACGCTGCCGAAAGTTCCACACAGCTCTTTCGTGCCGCCAATACCGCTCACGCCTCCCGCTGCCTGCGAGCCACTTGCAGAAGATGAACCCGCACCGGAAAGCGAGCCTGTACCCGAAGAAGACCAGGTGAGCGGAGGTGCGCTGTGA
- the mtrA gene encoding MtrAB system response regulator MtrA — MHILVVDDDPAITEMVAILLETDGYEVSACAHGDAVLPLYRAQRPDLVLLDVMLPGMDGVSVARALREESDVPIIMMSAKTDSVDVIAGLEAGADDYVTKPFENSVLLARIKARLRRQEPESDTLKIADLVIDPKAHEVRRGDEVLHLTPLEFDLLKVLASKPYQVFTREELLEQVWGYRHSSDTRLVNVHIQRLRAKVEKDPENPEVVLTVRGVGYRAGSTEQ, encoded by the coding sequence ATGCACATTCTTGTCGTAGACGACGACCCGGCGATCACCGAAATGGTTGCGATCCTGTTGGAAACCGACGGCTACGAAGTATCTGCGTGTGCGCATGGCGACGCCGTCCTACCGCTGTATCGAGCACAGCGCCCTGATCTTGTGCTCTTGGATGTCATGTTGCCCGGCATGGACGGCGTGTCGGTGGCTCGTGCCCTGCGTGAAGAATCTGACGTGCCGATCATTATGATGAGCGCGAAAACTGACTCGGTTGACGTGATCGCGGGGCTGGAAGCTGGCGCGGACGATTACGTGACCAAACCTTTCGAAAACTCCGTGCTGTTAGCGCGCATTAAGGCGCGCCTGCGCCGCCAAGAACCTGAGTCAGACACGCTGAAGATCGCCGATCTCGTCATCGATCCGAAGGCTCACGAGGTTCGCCGCGGCGATGAAGTTTTACATTTGACCCCGCTGGAATTTGATCTGCTCAAGGTGCTCGCGAGCAAGCCCTACCAGGTGTTCACACGTGAGGAGCTGCTTGAACAGGTGTGGGGATACCGGCATTCATCTGACACGCGCCTAGTCAACGTCCACATTCAGCGCCTGCGCGCCAAGGTGGAAAAGGATCCGGAAAACCCCGAGGTCGTGTTGACCGTGCGCGGGGTTGGGTACCGAGCAGGATCTACAGAGCAGTGA
- a CDS encoding glycerophosphoryl diester phosphodiesterase membrane domain-containing protein, translating into MSAWANDPDSVKVNPHTFVSGWRTVIPMRPLSVGETLDAALRLVRFNPAPFIVFPIIVNVLASAIEVLAMALFLNGPVDLVVVTDPTRSAINASLNGTLGLLIILGLIGGISYLIVLIAGVRVTIASVQGKKLTIGETFRMATNQIGRIFLRLIGLVVITFLLTSGLVLGFALIGYLLLSGESGSVMRLLLFLAIVFVTLFVFMYRLMCTVPAMIAEDIGPGAALVRSWKLTKGQLGYFILLYLALGAIVFFFSVAMAIILGLVTGMGLNSGGSMPSTIVSSLVTSLAASVIITPVLTATTNLVYVNMRMKRENFHQRPEFHVPTDIGANAEHSPGSASTAPAAQQAPSSQAPDNPPSSAGSYGQYGGYGQFDAEPWDGRPQWYSGDDDKTAY; encoded by the coding sequence ATGTCAGCCTGGGCTAACGATCCTGATTCCGTGAAGGTCAATCCGCATACATTCGTCAGCGGCTGGCGCACAGTCATCCCGATGCGCCCGCTGTCAGTCGGCGAAACTCTCGATGCTGCGCTGCGGCTCGTGCGTTTCAATCCGGCGCCGTTTATCGTCTTCCCGATCATCGTCAACGTGCTGGCTAGCGCCATCGAGGTTCTCGCTATGGCGCTGTTCCTGAACGGCCCCGTCGATCTGGTGGTGGTGACCGACCCGACCCGCAGCGCTATCAACGCCTCGCTTAACGGTACGCTTGGTTTGCTTATCATCCTGGGGCTTATTGGAGGGATTTCCTACCTCATCGTCCTGATCGCTGGCGTCCGGGTCACGATAGCGTCAGTTCAGGGGAAAAAGCTGACGATTGGTGAGACGTTCCGTATGGCCACCAATCAGATCGGGCGGATTTTCCTGCGCCTGATCGGGCTAGTCGTTATCACGTTCCTGTTGACGAGTGGGCTCGTCCTTGGTTTCGCGCTCATCGGCTACCTGCTTCTTAGTGGCGAATCGGGCAGCGTGATGCGGCTCTTGCTGTTTTTGGCGATCGTGTTCGTGACCCTTTTCGTGTTCATGTACCGCCTCATGTGTACCGTGCCGGCGATGATCGCCGAGGATATTGGGCCAGGCGCTGCGCTTGTACGCTCGTGGAAGCTGACGAAGGGCCAGCTGGGATATTTCATCTTGCTCTACTTGGCGCTCGGCGCGATCGTTTTCTTTTTCAGCGTTGCGATGGCGATAATCCTCGGGCTGGTGACGGGTATGGGCCTGAACTCGGGAGGTTCCATGCCGTCAACGATTGTGTCGTCGCTGGTCACGTCGCTCGCGGCGTCGGTGATCATTACCCCGGTTTTGACGGCGACCACGAACCTCGTCTACGTCAACATGCGGATGAAGCGCGAAAACTTCCATCAGCGCCCTGAGTTCCACGTCCCAACAGATATCGGCGCGAATGCTGAGCACAGCCCCGGCAGCGCTTCCACCGCGCCAGCCGCGCAGCAGGCGCCGAGCTCTCAGGCGCCAGACAACCCGCCGTCGTCAGCGGGCTCCTATGGCCAATATGGCGGCTACGGGCAGTTCGATGCGGAACCGTGGGATGGGCGGCCGCAGTGGTATTCAGGCGACGACGACAAGACGGCGTACTAG
- a CDS encoding DUF4129 domain-containing protein: MIPLLTPYGFTPLTPDSDEARRLAERELSKRMYLGEDTLLTKFFTWLGEIFEDIVINLDPTERGTGNYIVIGVILFLIALVIVLAVRRGRVGSARASRTARVALFDDDRTSAQLFAAAEAAERAGDLNLAVVELYRGIVRLLDERELITVIPGMTAFEAARAGGDTLGNMPLFTRCATTFNEIYYWHGKAGGDDVRALHELHRQVTQAQVVA, translated from the coding sequence ATGATCCCCCTGTTGACGCCGTACGGTTTCACTCCGCTTACTCCGGATTCGGATGAGGCTCGCCGCCTTGCTGAACGAGAGTTGTCGAAGAGGATGTACCTCGGCGAAGACACGCTGCTGACCAAGTTCTTCACCTGGCTTGGCGAGATTTTTGAAGACATCGTCATCAACCTTGATCCCACCGAGCGCGGTACCGGAAATTACATCGTGATTGGCGTGATCCTCTTTCTGATCGCGCTCGTCATCGTGCTAGCAGTTCGCCGCGGACGCGTTGGTTCGGCTCGCGCAAGCCGCACCGCTCGGGTTGCCCTGTTCGACGACGATCGGACCTCGGCACAACTTTTTGCCGCGGCTGAGGCTGCCGAGCGTGCTGGCGATCTGAACCTCGCCGTCGTCGAACTATATCGCGGGATTGTTCGCCTGCTTGATGAACGTGAGCTGATCACGGTTATCCCGGGAATGACGGCGTTCGAAGCGGCCCGCGCCGGCGGTGACACGCTGGGCAACATGCCGTTGTTTACCAGGTGTGCGACGACGTTCAACGAGATCTACTACTGGCATGGCAAGGCGGGCGGCGACGACGTACGGGCATTACACGAGTTGCATCGCCAGGTCACACAGGCGCAGGTGGTGGCATGA
- a CDS encoding DUF4350 domain-containing protein has translation MTKRRSTGSTIVIAVIVIVSILVIAVVRLPSQGRRLSPESAAPDGTHALAQILRDHGVKVSEVTPLEALTLATPETTLLIDPEAMVGDTLAKDLIATRANIIVTADMLLKMWGFEGDVNYLQPTLLTPKCDDPDALAAGTIGPISSVFVPDDPRSVTGCFPADGGFAWVQSADNPHVTLVADTSILTNAKLAQAGNTAFLMRKLGAHPHVYWVSGSGDEDAPRRSRMSAGLPDWFYPVAGALALSLGWWALYRSRRFGKLVAEPLPVVVPAAETTRGRSILYQRGKNHQHAAQALRAGTIARVGSGRGIRAEANPDVVISTLAQASGYPPDVVADLFYERRVNNDRELTDLATDLRRFERDLNVQ, from the coding sequence ATGACAAAGCGGAGGTCAACAGGTTCGACCATCGTGATTGCGGTGATCGTGATCGTCAGCATCCTCGTGATCGCCGTGGTGCGTTTGCCGTCTCAAGGCAGGCGCCTGTCACCGGAGTCGGCGGCGCCAGATGGCACGCATGCGCTCGCTCAGATTCTGCGCGATCACGGCGTTAAAGTGTCTGAGGTGACCCCGCTTGAGGCGCTCACATTGGCCACGCCGGAGACGACGCTGCTCATCGACCCTGAGGCCATGGTGGGTGACACGCTCGCAAAAGATCTGATCGCCACCCGCGCGAACATCATTGTGACTGCCGATATGTTACTTAAAATGTGGGGATTCGAGGGTGATGTGAATTATCTTCAGCCCACCTTGCTCACGCCGAAATGTGATGATCCAGATGCGCTGGCAGCTGGCACGATTGGGCCGATCTCCTCCGTGTTCGTCCCCGATGATCCACGCTCTGTGACCGGGTGTTTCCCCGCTGATGGCGGCTTTGCGTGGGTACAGTCGGCAGACAACCCGCACGTGACCCTCGTGGCGGACACCTCGATTTTGACTAACGCGAAGCTCGCGCAGGCGGGCAATACGGCGTTCTTGATGCGCAAGCTCGGCGCGCACCCGCACGTGTATTGGGTGTCCGGCAGCGGCGACGAGGACGCCCCCAGGCGCTCGAGAATGTCTGCGGGACTTCCTGACTGGTTTTATCCCGTGGCCGGAGCCCTGGCACTGAGCTTGGGATGGTGGGCGCTTTACCGCAGTAGACGCTTTGGCAAACTCGTGGCCGAACCGCTTCCCGTTGTGGTTCCCGCCGCGGAAACCACGCGCGGGCGCTCGATCCTCTACCAGCGAGGCAAGAACCATCAGCACGCGGCTCAAGCACTACGTGCGGGAACGATCGCGCGGGTGGGAAGCGGCCGCGGAATCCGCGCCGAGGCGAACCCCGACGTCGTCATCTCAACGCTCGCTCAGGCAAGCGGTTACCCGCCGGACGTCGTCGCCGATCTGTTCTACGAACGGCGCGTCAACAACGATAGAGAACTTACAGACCTCGCTACCGATTTACGTAGATTCGAAAGGGATCTCAATGTCCAATAG
- a CDS encoding AAA family ATPase, with protein sequence MSNSFMPHGSFRPVPSQPEPDGPAQSASAEKFGALRTEIAKAVVGQDHAVTSLLIGLLCEGHVLLEGVPGTAKTLLVRTLAATLDLDAKRVQFTPDLMPGDLTGSLIYSSSDGKFTFRPGPVFTNLLIADEINRTPPKTQAALLEAMAEHQVSVDGDPRALPEPFMVVATQNPVEYEGTYPLPEAQLDRFMLKVSLPLPSREAEVEVLRRHAANFDPTDLTSAQVETVATASDVLAARGEVAGVEASIQILDYIVDLVRATREAPAVALGVSPRGATALLHGARAWAWLSGRAYVTPDDVKALAQPALNHRIKMHAEAELDGISAPDVIESVLNSVPVPR encoded by the coding sequence ATGTCCAATAGTTTCATGCCCCACGGCTCGTTCCGTCCCGTGCCCAGCCAGCCTGAACCGGACGGGCCTGCCCAGTCAGCTAGCGCAGAAAAGTTTGGTGCGTTGCGCACCGAGATTGCCAAGGCTGTGGTTGGTCAAGATCATGCCGTCACCAGTTTGCTCATTGGTCTGCTGTGTGAAGGGCACGTGTTGCTGGAAGGTGTGCCGGGCACGGCAAAAACACTGCTCGTGCGCACGCTCGCCGCTACCCTCGACCTGGATGCGAAACGGGTTCAGTTCACTCCAGATCTCATGCCTGGCGATCTTACTGGTTCGCTCATCTACAGTTCGTCGGATGGGAAGTTCACGTTCCGGCCCGGACCAGTGTTTACAAACCTGCTGATCGCTGATGAAATCAACCGCACACCGCCCAAAACACAGGCGGCTCTGCTGGAAGCGATGGCTGAACACCAGGTGTCGGTTGACGGCGATCCGCGAGCGCTGCCCGAGCCGTTCATGGTGGTTGCTACGCAAAACCCGGTCGAATACGAGGGCACCTATCCCCTTCCCGAGGCGCAGTTGGATCGGTTCATGCTGAAAGTGTCGCTGCCGTTGCCGAGCCGTGAGGCTGAGGTAGAGGTGTTGCGCCGGCACGCCGCGAATTTCGATCCGACTGATCTCACGTCTGCTCAGGTGGAAACTGTGGCCACGGCAAGCGACGTGCTGGCTGCCCGTGGCGAGGTTGCTGGCGTGGAGGCAAGCATTCAGATTCTTGACTACATTGTTGATTTGGTGCGGGCTACGCGGGAAGCGCCGGCGGTCGCCTTGGGCGTGTCACCGCGTGGTGCGACGGCGCTTTTGCACGGCGCGCGAGCCTGGGCATGGCTATCCGGGCGCGCGTACGTTACCCCCGACGACGTCAAAGCACTTGCCCAGCCTGCTCTCAATCATCGGATCAAGATGCATGCCGAGGCCGAGCTCGATGGAATTTCGGCGCCCGACGTCATCGAATCAGTGCTCAATTCTGTGCCGGTGCCGCGCTGA
- a CDS encoding DUF58 domain-containing protein, with protein MFIRLPAVIASLIGVILAGALNDFSAAVMVSIIVAALCVLDAALAPSPTRLNVTRTGAASTRVGQEARAELTIVNPTRRTITGHLRDAWPPSVNVSPSRHYFRLRAQSSQTFPVVYSPSRRGTAHSDAVTIRTNGPLGFAGRQWSMPTDWQLTVLPPFTARRHIPSRVRQLREMDGRALLLVRGEGTEFDSLREYVAGDDVRAIDWRSTARLGETVVRTWRPERDRHVIVVLDAGRAGALRVSDAPAFDAFIEAALLQCAIAQRAGDRVSVVALSDAVQARLLSQRSATITHHVARALADVEPSLHATDWTGLPHQIATMTNRPAFVVILTTLGGGTPASGLIDAVAQLDQSHTVLIGSAQAEPFKWPDKPEAKDAFDQAAYERSQIEAKNLMRTIERAGGFVVRAEADKLPTAVVDTYIELKARGRL; from the coding sequence ATGTTTATTCGCCTTCCCGCCGTCATCGCCTCGCTTATCGGGGTGATTCTTGCCGGCGCGCTCAACGATTTTTCTGCCGCGGTGATGGTGAGCATTATTGTTGCGGCGCTGTGCGTGCTGGACGCCGCGCTCGCCCCGTCGCCGACGCGCCTGAACGTGACGCGCACGGGCGCGGCCAGCACGCGGGTCGGCCAGGAGGCGCGCGCCGAACTCACGATCGTTAACCCTACGAGGCGCACGATCACCGGGCACTTACGTGATGCCTGGCCGCCGTCGGTGAACGTTTCCCCATCCCGTCATTATTTTCGGTTGCGAGCACAAAGCAGTCAGACGTTTCCGGTTGTGTACTCGCCATCCCGGCGGGGTACCGCCCATTCTGATGCTGTGACGATCCGCACGAACGGGCCACTCGGTTTTGCCGGGCGCCAGTGGTCTATGCCCACCGACTGGCAGCTGACCGTGCTGCCGCCGTTTACAGCGCGGCGGCACATCCCGTCTCGAGTACGTCAGCTGCGTGAGATGGACGGGCGTGCCTTGTTGCTTGTGCGCGGGGAGGGCACCGAGTTTGATTCGCTGCGTGAATACGTGGCTGGCGACGACGTGCGGGCGATCGACTGGCGGTCAACCGCCCGGCTTGGCGAGACCGTAGTGCGCACGTGGCGCCCGGAACGTGATCGGCACGTGATCGTGGTCTTAGACGCCGGGCGGGCCGGTGCTTTGCGGGTATCGGACGCGCCCGCGTTTGACGCGTTCATTGAAGCGGCGCTCTTGCAGTGTGCGATTGCCCAGCGTGCTGGCGATCGGGTGAGCGTTGTGGCGCTGTCCGACGCCGTTCAGGCCCGGCTGCTCAGCCAGCGTTCGGCCACGATCACTCACCACGTGGCACGCGCTCTTGCCGATGTTGAACCGAGCCTGCATGCTACTGACTGGACTGGTCTTCCCCACCAGATTGCGACGATGACGAACAGGCCCGCGTTCGTGGTTATTCTGACGACTCTCGGCGGTGGCACCCCGGCATCCGGGCTCATCGACGCCGTAGCGCAGCTCGATCAGTCGCACACCGTGCTTATTGGCTCGGCGCAGGCTGAGCCTTTTAAGTGGCCAGACAAACCCGAAGCTAAAGACGCGTTCGACCAAGCCGCCTACGAGCGTTCCCAGATCGAGGCGAAGAATCTTATGCGCACGATCGAACGTGCAGGGGGCTTCGTGGTACGGGCGGAGGCGGACAAGCTGCCGACCGCCGTCGTCGACACCTATATCGAACTCAAAGCGCGCGGACGGCTCTAA
- a CDS encoding stage II sporulation protein M, translating to MDSLAFAKAHEDQWERLRYLTDKRSLTGAEADEFVQLYQAAASHLATIRTQAPDPDVVLTLSATVSKARGQLTEPRGATLRSLWREITETMPYAFYRIRWWIHGVTLAFLAVAAIVFFYFATNPDQINLLGTDTALRRYADEAFAAYYREYPGFDFGGMVWTNNAWIALQAIGGGVTGIYPVWILFQNAVSIGQSAAVMNYADNLDVFFKLILPHGLMELTAVFVAGAAGIRLFWALLMPGDLPRSRSLAREAKWTMHVAFGLIAVLFISALVEAGITPSYLPWQVKIMIGAAVLGTFWTWVYIFGREASRNQETVAERELVQYAA from the coding sequence ATGGATTCTCTCGCGTTCGCCAAAGCCCACGAAGACCAGTGGGAAAGGCTGCGCTACTTGACGGACAAACGCTCGCTGACGGGCGCCGAAGCCGACGAGTTCGTACAGCTGTATCAGGCTGCCGCCTCCCATTTAGCTACGATTCGCACGCAGGCTCCGGATCCGGATGTGGTGCTCACATTATCGGCAACCGTGTCGAAAGCTCGCGGCCAACTCACCGAACCGCGAGGCGCAACCCTTCGTAGCTTGTGGCGAGAAATCACGGAAACGATGCCGTATGCGTTCTATCGGATCCGGTGGTGGATTCACGGTGTGACGCTGGCGTTCCTCGCCGTCGCCGCGATCGTTTTCTTTTATTTCGCCACGAATCCAGATCAGATCAACCTGCTGGGAACCGACACCGCACTGCGCCGTTATGCTGACGAAGCTTTCGCCGCCTACTATCGCGAATACCCGGGATTCGATTTCGGCGGGATGGTGTGGACGAACAACGCGTGGATCGCGCTACAGGCCATCGGCGGTGGCGTGACGGGTATCTATCCGGTGTGGATACTGTTCCAGAACGCGGTTTCCATTGGGCAATCAGCAGCCGTCATGAACTACGCCGACAACCTGGACGTGTTCTTCAAACTCATCCTGCCGCATGGACTCATGGAGCTGACCGCAGTTTTCGTGGCCGGAGCAGCCGGGATACGGCTCTTTTGGGCACTCCTCATGCCCGGTGATCTGCCGCGTTCACGTTCGCTTGCCCGGGAAGCTAAGTGGACGATGCATGTAGCATTTGGGCTGATTGCCGTGCTCTTCATCTCAGCTCTCGTCGAAGCGGGCATCACCCCAAGCTACCTGCCGTGGCAAGTGAAAATCATGATTGGCGCGGCTGTGCTTGGCACATTTTGGACGTGGGTATACATCTTTGGCAGGGAGGCCAGTCGCAACCAAGAAACGGTAGCCGAACGCGAGCTGGTCCAGTACGCCGCGTAG
- a CDS encoding RDD family protein, which produces MTVNSSAPPDAIITGEGVALELPAATALTRVGSAIIDYGLLVIGWIIFLINLIPFFWSMTEALAMAIVIGSIAVFFWLTPALITGITGGSSLGKAIAKTRVVTIDGGTVTMQQSFIRATVGIAEVLLTFGTLATIVSFASKRGQRLGDMAAGTYVVRWPKGKTWEPDVTMPEQLAEWASLAQTRPLPTALSLNVTDFLRNRERLLPDYRAKHARTLAAACEKYVSPPPPWGTNPEHFLEAVTVVRYDVERRRHERLSERRMRLHRHVTHLPYGLTG; this is translated from the coding sequence GTGACGGTTAACAGTAGCGCACCCCCTGATGCGATTATCACCGGTGAAGGCGTGGCCCTGGAACTTCCTGCGGCAACTGCCCTCACCCGCGTTGGTAGTGCCATCATCGACTACGGCCTGCTCGTCATTGGCTGGATCATCTTCCTGATCAACCTGATTCCCTTCTTTTGGAGCATGACCGAAGCGCTCGCGATGGCGATCGTCATTGGCTCGATCGCCGTCTTCTTCTGGCTGACGCCCGCCCTCATCACCGGAATTACTGGGGGTTCGTCGCTAGGGAAAGCAATAGCGAAAACGCGCGTTGTGACGATCGACGGCGGCACGGTCACCATGCAACAATCATTCATTCGTGCCACTGTGGGGATTGCCGAAGTGCTCCTGACGTTCGGCACGCTGGCAACGATCGTTTCTTTCGCGTCCAAGCGTGGGCAACGCCTTGGCGACATGGCAGCGGGCACCTATGTGGTGCGGTGGCCGAAGGGTAAAACGTGGGAGCCGGACGTGACGATGCCAGAGCAGCTGGCCGAATGGGCCTCCCTGGCACAGACCCGCCCGCTACCTACCGCGCTTTCGCTTAACGTCACTGATTTTCTCAGGAACCGCGAGCGTCTGCTGCCCGACTACCGGGCCAAACACGCGCGTACCCTTGCCGCAGCTTGCGAAAAGTACGTCTCGCCACCACCGCCGTGGGGTACGAATCCGGAGCACTTCCTTGAAGCAGTCACCGTCGTCCGCTATGACGTGGAACGACGCCGGCACGAACGGCTAAGCGAGCGGCGTATGAGACTGCACAGGCACGTCACTCACCTGCCCTACGGACTAACCGGATAG
- a CDS encoding metallopeptidase family protein gives MSVPAWRTRADQFDDLIAWEIGEFKKHLGRRIDRLDFGVIDVPGSEPAPWERGVPLARFLPFERPAKIHGRIVFYRMPILRAMNKEPDPRMFIHVIVTSQIASALEVPPEEIDYL, from the coding sequence ATGTCCGTTCCCGCTTGGCGCACGCGAGCCGACCAGTTCGACGATCTGATAGCCTGGGAAATCGGCGAGTTCAAAAAACACCTCGGCCGGCGGATCGACAGGCTCGACTTCGGGGTGATCGACGTGCCCGGCAGCGAGCCTGCACCCTGGGAACGTGGCGTACCCCTAGCACGCTTCCTACCGTTTGAACGACCAGCAAAAATTCACGGACGGATCGTGTTCTATCGCATGCCCATCCTGCGTGCGATGAACAAAGAACCCGATCCGCGCATGTTCATCCACGTGATTGTGACCAGCCAGATAGCAAGCGCACTCGAGGTGCCACCTGAGGAGATCGACTATCTGTGA
- a CDS encoding DUF3499 domain-containing protein, protein MSPIRKCSRDRCSNPAVATMTYGYKEATAVIGPLAPVAQPGALDLCKEHAQTVTVPVGWQMVRLQTEFDDPPPSDNDLLALADAIRAASQRDVPPPKPAQREIRRPADVNRRPHARPRFTVIPGGESHSAQSAESAD, encoded by the coding sequence GTGAGTCCCATCCGAAAATGCTCCCGTGATCGCTGTTCGAATCCCGCCGTCGCCACCATGACGTACGGGTATAAAGAAGCAACAGCAGTGATCGGCCCGCTCGCGCCCGTCGCCCAACCGGGCGCACTCGACCTGTGTAAGGAGCATGCCCAAACCGTGACCGTTCCGGTGGGCTGGCAGATGGTGCGTTTGCAAACCGAGTTTGATGATCCCCCGCCGTCGGATAATGATCTGCTTGCCCTTGCGGATGCGATCCGGGCGGCCTCACAGCGCGATGTTCCCCCTCCCAAGCCTGCACAGCGTGAGATTCGCCGGCCAGCTGACGTCAACCGGCGCCCGCATGCGCGCCCGCGGTTTACGGTCATTCCCGGTGGGGAGTCACATTCGGCCCAGTCTGCCGAATCTGCTGACTAG